Proteins encoded together in one Streptomyces sp. NA04227 window:
- a CDS encoding helix-turn-helix transcriptional regulator — protein MSAPTVRRRRLGATLRKLREDAGLTLEVVEERVGFTVAKLSRIETARVAAKAGDVEKLLDLYKFTDEAKREGLLKLVREGGKRGWWQSYREILKPVYQDLISLEAEASGIRTFETLLIPGLFQTSAYARSVIGAINLRATPDKVNALVEVRVARQSVLTRPEPLEVWAIIHEAALRTTVASNPAVMRDQLQRLCDLAELPHVNIQVMAERSAPHPGAAGAFTILGFPERTDLDVVLLESLSNSLYIEDDEDVELYGAAFELLRADALGFDKSLEMITELKEATK, from the coding sequence ATGAGCGCTCCGACCGTTCGACGCAGGCGCCTCGGTGCGACGCTGCGCAAGCTGCGCGAAGACGCAGGCTTGACGCTTGAGGTCGTAGAGGAGCGAGTCGGTTTCACTGTGGCCAAGCTGTCTCGCATCGAGACTGCGCGCGTCGCAGCCAAGGCCGGCGACGTCGAGAAGTTGCTCGACCTGTACAAGTTCACCGACGAGGCCAAGCGTGAAGGGCTGTTGAAGCTCGTACGTGAGGGCGGTAAGCGTGGGTGGTGGCAGAGCTACCGCGAAATCTTGAAGCCCGTCTATCAAGACTTGATCAGCCTCGAAGCTGAGGCGTCCGGGATACGGACTTTCGAGACCCTGCTGATCCCTGGCCTGTTTCAGACCTCGGCCTACGCGCGCAGCGTCATCGGCGCAATCAACTTGCGCGCTACCCCGGACAAGGTGAATGCCCTTGTTGAAGTCCGGGTAGCCCGCCAGTCGGTCTTGACTCGCCCGGAACCGCTGGAAGTTTGGGCAATCATCCACGAAGCCGCCTTGCGTACCACGGTGGCCAGCAACCCGGCAGTGATGCGGGATCAGTTGCAGCGACTGTGTGACCTCGCGGAGCTCCCGCACGTCAACATCCAAGTCATGGCCGAGCGGTCAGCGCCGCACCCTGGTGCGGCAGGTGCGTTCACCATCCTGGGATTCCCAGAGCGTACGGACCTCGACGTTGTCCTGCTGGAGAGCCTTTCCAACAGCCTCTATATCGAAGATGACGAAGACGTGGAACTCTACGGAGCGGCCTTTGAGTTGCTGCGAGCAGACGCGTTGGGATTCGACAAGTCCCTCGAAATGATCACTGAATTGAAGGAAGCCACAAAGTGA
- a CDS encoding DUF397 domain-containing protein: protein MSKRIPNASAIDTQWVKSSHSGGDSNCVEIGEYGAEVVVRDSKNPTGPALVFDPAAVQVFVGRVAGGAFDL from the coding sequence GTGAGCAAGCGCATTCCCAACGCAAGCGCCATCGACACTCAGTGGGTGAAGTCCAGCCATAGCGGTGGGGACAGTAACTGTGTGGAGATCGGCGAGTATGGCGCCGAGGTCGTGGTGCGGGACTCCAAGAATCCGACGGGGCCGGCCCTGGTCTTTGACCCTGCTGCCGTGCAGGTGTTCGTCGGTCGAGTCGCTGGCGGGGCGTTCGACCTCTAA
- a CDS encoding DUF397 domain-containing protein: MSEHVPNASDIDTQWVKSSYSGANSNCVELGKFGAEIAVRDSKNPTGPALLLGRRAVQTFVGRVAGAFDL, translated from the coding sequence ATGTCTGAGCATGTCCCCAACGCAAGCGATATCGATACTCAGTGGGTGAAGTCCAGCTACAGCGGCGCGAACAGTAATTGCGTCGAGCTCGGGAAGTTCGGTGCTGAGATCGCCGTGCGCGACTCGAAGAACCCGACGGGTCCGGCGCTTCTGCTCGGCCGCCGTGCCGTGCAGACGTTCGTCGGCCGGGTCGCCGGAGCGTTCGACCTGTAG
- the tgmA gene encoding putative ATP-grasp-modified RiPP, which yields MITLAHPREAFPLAPEGGRIPHSSEPPSAPETRPWALRFARTPDATQATVKPAALYDEDLQMSVGLYDGPLPFMQTHSPTIPDGSITNPPPLDEGTKD from the coding sequence GTGATCACCTTGGCGCACCCGCGCGAGGCATTCCCCCTCGCGCCCGAAGGGGGCCGTATCCCCCACAGCAGCGAACCCCCGAGCGCCCCGGAAACCCGCCCGTGGGCCCTGCGCTTCGCACGCACCCCCGACGCGACACAGGCCACCGTCAAACCGGCCGCTCTCTACGACGAGGACTTGCAGATGTCCGTCGGTCTCTACGACGGGCCCCTGCCGTTCATGCAGACCCACAGCCCCACCATCCCCGACGGCAGTATCACCAACCCGCCGCCGCTCGACGAGGGCACCAAGGACTGA
- a CDS encoding endonuclease/exonuclease/phosphatase family protein: MTATLRAVTWNLYLGGLDGHVQTRLDAQLDILADLAPDVLALQECTNWDVNGEQRLLDTAHRLGMAPALMAPSSIGDGRNFTALLYRPSRLRLLARRVMGAGVFHHALLRALLRPVEAGDDDRFDLLTLATHLSYTDGDTRLREARWLTDYAGDFPQVPARALLMGDLNCPHPNDPTPDWEQDHPRNMWPRYRSIGAAGQWGGLDTRAVRVLLNSGWQDPETLTDTPKTHTVGDYWANEPPKYRLDHILTRGLAVKSYYTQETGRLSDHYPSICDVVLDTPKGAAA, translated from the coding sequence ATGACCGCCACCCTTCGCGCCGTGACATGGAACCTCTACCTGGGCGGACTCGACGGGCACGTGCAGACCCGCCTCGACGCTCAGCTCGACATCCTCGCCGACCTCGCCCCGGACGTGCTCGCGCTCCAGGAGTGCACCAACTGGGACGTGAACGGCGAGCAGCGCCTGCTCGACACCGCGCACCGCCTCGGCATGGCACCGGCCCTCATGGCGCCCTCGTCCATCGGCGACGGCCGCAACTTCACTGCCCTGTTGTACCGGCCCTCACGGCTGCGCCTGCTCGCCCGACGCGTGATGGGGGCAGGGGTGTTCCATCACGCCCTGCTGCGCGCCCTGCTGCGCCCCGTCGAGGCAGGCGACGACGACAGGTTCGACCTGCTCACCCTCGCAACCCACCTCAGCTACACCGACGGCGACACCCGGCTGCGCGAAGCGCGCTGGCTGACCGACTACGCAGGCGACTTCCCCCAAGTCCCCGCCCGCGCGCTCCTCATGGGCGATCTCAACTGCCCCCACCCCAACGACCCGACGCCCGATTGGGAGCAGGACCACCCCCGGAACATGTGGCCGCGCTACCGCTCGATCGGTGCCGCTGGCCAGTGGGGCGGCCTCGACACCCGGGCCGTGCGCGTACTCCTCAACTCCGGCTGGCAGGACCCCGAGACCCTGACCGACACCCCCAAGACACACACCGTCGGCGACTACTGGGCCAACGAGCCCCCGAAATACCGGCTCGACCACATCCTCACCCGCGGCCTGGCCGTCAAGTCCTACTACACACAGGAAACCGGCCGCCTCTCCGACCACTACCCCAGCATTTGCGACGTCGTCCTCGACACCCCGAAAGGCGCCGCCGCATGA
- a CDS encoding endonuclease/exonuclease/phosphatase family protein, whose amino-acid sequence MSPDTITLAVWNLDADGGADGVHWGHAHDILDLYRPDIVLRQEAKHSRAGGERRLHAAADRLGLVDYLSAPDPGNKDDIATSILIRPGMFTVLRNNPVMKPWWLHPTHLVVRFGNCPRLLNLVSFHMCFYDPTTRATEARWLTTLANREMATIVGGDTNSYTVDPGPVPPPQWPVGDRAHMVHRTIPEADGELVRDTEPDRILCDAGYTDLAAYTECGLTQSSARNPTAGYRRRDQGGPQRIDRVYGYGIHPAVVGVEVVDNDETRSVSDHALFLVRLDRGRLERVLSFAPEAAV is encoded by the coding sequence ATGAGCCCCGACACGATCACGCTCGCTGTGTGGAACCTCGACGCCGACGGCGGCGCCGACGGGGTGCACTGGGGACACGCGCACGACATCCTCGACCTGTACCGGCCCGACATCGTCCTGCGCCAGGAAGCCAAGCACAGCCGCGCCGGCGGCGAGCGCCGCCTGCACGCCGCGGCCGACCGCCTCGGCCTCGTCGACTACCTCTCCGCCCCCGACCCGGGCAACAAAGACGACATCGCCACGTCCATCCTCATACGCCCCGGCATGTTCACGGTGCTGCGCAACAACCCCGTGATGAAACCCTGGTGGCTGCACCCGACACACCTCGTTGTGCGCTTCGGCAACTGCCCGCGCCTGCTGAACCTCGTGTCGTTCCACATGTGCTTTTACGACCCCACCACCCGTGCCACCGAGGCCCGTTGGCTCACCACCCTCGCCAATCGCGAAATGGCGACCATCGTGGGCGGGGACACGAACTCGTACACCGTCGACCCCGGGCCCGTCCCCCCGCCGCAATGGCCCGTCGGGGACCGCGCGCACATGGTGCACCGCACCATCCCGGAAGCCGACGGCGAGCTCGTGCGCGACACGGAACCCGACCGAATCCTGTGCGACGCCGGGTACACCGACCTCGCCGCCTACACCGAGTGCGGACTCACCCAGTCCAGCGCCCGTAACCCCACGGCCGGATACCGCCGCCGGGACCAGGGCGGCCCCCAGCGCATCGACCGCGTGTACGGCTACGGCATCCATCCCGCCGTGGTCGGTGTGGAAGTCGTCGACAACGACGAGACGCGCAGCGTGTCCGATCACGCGCTCTTCCTCGTCCGCCTCGACCGCGGCCGGCTCGAACGCGTTCTCTCCTTCGCCCCCGAGGCAGCGGTCTGA
- a CDS encoding ATP-binding protein, with protein sequence MNFVEDLPSQRYEQQLRAHPDGIPGVRRAVTALLTLWGREAITDTVNLCVTELLANVGAHASSPECVLTLHNHPDRLRASVRDTEPALPVVKQPDFLAENGRGMYLVSESVDKWGADPVPTGGKEVWFELRTGGASS encoded by the coding sequence ATGAACTTTGTGGAGGATCTGCCTTCACAGCGCTACGAGCAGCAGCTCAGGGCGCACCCGGACGGCATCCCTGGTGTCCGGCGTGCCGTGACTGCCCTGCTGACGCTGTGGGGGCGTGAGGCCATAACGGACACGGTGAATCTGTGTGTGACCGAACTCCTGGCGAACGTGGGGGCGCACGCGAGTTCACCTGAGTGTGTGCTCACGCTCCACAACCACCCGGACCGCCTCCGGGCCTCGGTTCGGGACACCGAGCCTGCCCTACCAGTCGTGAAGCAGCCTGACTTTCTAGCTGAAAACGGCAGAGGTATGTACTTAGTTAGCGAATCCGTCGACAAGTGGGGCGCCGATCCTGTCCCCACCGGCGGGAAAGAAGTGTGGTTCGAGCTGAGGACGGGGGGCGCCTCGTCGTGA
- a CDS encoding methyltransferase domain-containing protein: MHDPAVAARPHMAALADELKRAGAIRSTPWARAFATIPRHVFVPTWFAQETNEQGITVWRQQRATKSPEHLAAAYRDDTLVTALDPKTAEQVDDTAWTGIPTSSSTLPSLMAGMLEDLDVKSGHRVLEIGTGTGYNAALLCARLGDRLVHSVDIDPALVEAAQDRLAQLVYMPRLVVGDGRLGNPAEDKFDRIIATCSVPATDLPTAWIEQTVTGGLIVADLVLGIEGGIVRLTVDDDHRATGRFTATAGRFMAARGDAQTYPTANRAPLAPEASSRQTTLTAADFRAHYPLRLLVSAHLPGTELVYHVEDTTTSVQLQRTDGSWARIPLTGDHTSTVTYGGDPELWQRAEAAWQWWNEHGRPTHGTFGYTREADGAVALWHETSGARWAITNP, from the coding sequence GTGCATGATCCTGCCGTTGCCGCGCGCCCCCACATGGCAGCGCTCGCCGACGAACTCAAACGCGCCGGCGCCATCCGCTCCACGCCATGGGCCCGCGCATTCGCCACCATCCCCCGACACGTGTTCGTCCCCACCTGGTTCGCCCAAGAGACCAACGAGCAGGGCATCACGGTGTGGCGCCAGCAACGCGCCACCAAGAGCCCCGAACACCTCGCCGCCGCCTACCGTGACGACACCCTCGTCACCGCCCTGGACCCCAAGACGGCCGAGCAGGTCGACGACACCGCGTGGACCGGCATTCCCACCTCGTCCAGCACCCTGCCAAGCCTCATGGCCGGCATGCTCGAAGACCTCGACGTCAAAAGTGGTCACCGTGTCCTCGAAATCGGCACCGGCACCGGCTACAACGCCGCCCTGCTGTGCGCCCGCCTCGGCGACCGCCTCGTGCACTCCGTCGACATCGACCCCGCCCTCGTCGAGGCCGCGCAGGATCGCCTCGCACAGCTCGTCTACATGCCCCGGCTCGTCGTCGGCGACGGCCGCCTCGGGAACCCCGCCGAGGACAAGTTCGACCGGATCATCGCCACCTGTTCCGTGCCCGCAACCGACCTCCCTACGGCCTGGATCGAGCAGACCGTGACGGGCGGGCTGATCGTCGCCGACCTCGTCCTCGGCATCGAGGGCGGAATCGTCCGACTCACGGTCGACGACGACCACCGGGCAACAGGGCGCTTCACCGCCACCGCCGGGCGCTTCATGGCCGCACGAGGCGACGCACAGACCTACCCCACCGCGAACCGGGCCCCCCTCGCCCCCGAGGCCAGCTCACGCCAAACCACCCTGACCGCCGCCGACTTCCGCGCGCACTACCCCCTACGACTACTGGTGTCGGCCCATCTGCCCGGCACGGAACTCGTGTACCACGTCGAGGACACGACAACGTCCGTACAGCTTCAGCGCACCGACGGGTCATGGGCTCGCATCCCTCTCACCGGCGACCACACCAGCACCGTGACCTACGGCGGAGACCCGGAACTCTGGCAACGCGCCGAGGCCGCATGGCAATGGTGGAACGAACACGGCCGACCCACGCACGGCACGTTCGGGTACACCCGCGAGGCCGACGGCGCCGTCGCCCTGTGGCACGAAACCAGCGGCGCCCGCTGGGCAATCACAAACCCCTGA
- the tgmB gene encoding ATP-grasp ribosomal peptide maturase, whose amino-acid sequence MTHVLVVAAREDWPTDRVVKVLQERGVQVFRMDTAEFPQELTLAGRIDALRGWHGQLATSRRSVDLADIRACYFRAPHPFNLPSGMSDAERRFAAAQARSGLGGILSALDCRWVNHPAAMSRAEYKPHQLATARQCGLTIPRTLITNNPAAVREFVDGIAGPVIVKPVASPVLIEDNELKAVYTRRLTDDDLADLRGIDTTAHMFQAWIDKAYEVRLTVVGEAMFTAEVHAGSDAAHEDWRSDYRSLTYKATEVPDLIRLGVRQLMRKLGLSFAALDFIVSPGGTWTFLEANPCGQWDWIQGATGLPIAEAIADELQGVTPRA is encoded by the coding sequence ATGACCCACGTTCTCGTAGTCGCCGCACGCGAAGACTGGCCAACAGACCGCGTCGTCAAGGTGCTGCAAGAGCGTGGGGTGCAGGTGTTCCGCATGGACACCGCCGAGTTCCCGCAAGAGCTCACCCTCGCAGGGCGCATCGACGCCCTGCGAGGGTGGCACGGCCAACTCGCCACCTCACGCCGCTCCGTCGACCTCGCCGACATCCGCGCCTGCTACTTCCGCGCCCCCCACCCCTTCAACCTGCCCTCCGGCATGTCGGACGCCGAACGCCGGTTCGCCGCCGCGCAAGCACGCTCCGGCCTCGGCGGAATCCTGTCCGCCCTCGACTGCCGATGGGTCAACCACCCCGCCGCCATGTCCCGCGCCGAGTACAAGCCCCACCAACTCGCCACCGCGCGGCAGTGCGGACTCACCATCCCCCGCACCCTGATCACCAACAACCCGGCCGCCGTCCGCGAGTTCGTCGACGGCATCGCGGGCCCGGTCATCGTCAAACCCGTTGCCTCGCCCGTACTCATCGAGGACAACGAACTCAAGGCCGTCTACACCCGCCGCCTGACCGACGACGACCTCGCCGACCTGCGCGGCATCGACACCACCGCCCACATGTTCCAAGCCTGGATCGACAAGGCGTACGAGGTCCGCCTGACCGTGGTGGGCGAGGCCATGTTCACAGCCGAGGTACACGCGGGCAGCGACGCCGCACACGAGGACTGGCGCAGCGACTACCGCTCACTCACCTACAAGGCCACGGAAGTTCCCGACCTCATCCGGCTCGGTGTCCGCCAGCTCATGCGCAAACTCGGTCTGAGCTTCGCCGCTCTCGACTTCATCGTCTCCCCGGGAGGAACCTGGACGTTCCTCGAAGCCAACCCATGCGGCCAATGGGACTGGATTCAAGGCGCCACCGGACTGCCCATCGCCGAAGCCATCGCCGACGAACTGCAAGGAGTCACCCCCCGTGCATGA
- a CDS encoding phage tail tube protein yields the protein MGRPIDARDWIFEVNDATAECETWLPIENLTSFTHNPGENEETADTTTFDSRGYYEQDVMQRGATIELEGQYAIDPRTGEQMPGQAYVDHVWTPQVGIDSRNLVRWRHRSQDRWAVWEATVTPDEQGGEVNDKTSWQATFTRCARPYWAPVCVEVAA from the coding sequence ATGGGACGACCGATTGACGCACGCGACTGGATATTCGAGGTCAACGACGCCACCGCGGAATGCGAGACGTGGCTGCCCATCGAGAACCTGACGAGTTTCACCCACAACCCGGGTGAGAACGAGGAAACGGCCGATACGACGACTTTCGACAGCCGCGGCTATTACGAGCAGGACGTGATGCAGCGCGGTGCCACGATCGAACTGGAAGGGCAGTACGCCATCGACCCGCGTACCGGGGAGCAGATGCCGGGGCAGGCGTACGTCGACCATGTGTGGACTCCGCAGGTCGGCATCGACTCGCGCAACCTCGTTCGGTGGCGCCACCGTTCGCAGGATCGTTGGGCGGTGTGGGAGGCCACCGTCACGCCGGACGAGCAGGGCGGCGAGGTCAACGACAAGACGAGTTGGCAGGCCACATTCACGCGGTGCGCGCGCCCGTACTGGGCTCCGGTGTGCGTGGAGGTCGCCGCATGA
- a CDS encoding phage tail domain-containing protein: MTTQTTRPGSVQYGSLLLGPGTPYRWKKLTGWEELPALDSGTVARSGAHGAYPGALLAQPRTITFENMVIRAPVEEIGEAMRVLSAGTGLVDEEVPLLIHTDERGPLLAFARITKRAVPVDKEYAVGTITGAALQFEASDPRRYEPAEQCAETGLPEPCLDWHRDDEGDLLRGIPASTGNLTVRNWGGAPTHPVITFRGPVGTPSLTNEATGVVLEYGVQLDEGDKLTVDTYASSVVLNGAENLHDTATARSYPEELFTLPPGDTALAFRSRTAPDPHARAVLRWRSAHW, from the coding sequence GTGACCACCCAGACCACCCGCCCGGGGTCCGTGCAGTACGGCTCTCTGCTGCTCGGCCCCGGCACCCCCTACAGGTGGAAGAAACTGACCGGTTGGGAAGAACTCCCGGCCCTGGACTCCGGCACCGTCGCCCGGTCCGGTGCGCACGGCGCCTACCCGGGCGCCCTGCTCGCGCAGCCGCGCACGATCACGTTCGAGAACATGGTGATCCGGGCCCCGGTCGAGGAGATCGGCGAGGCCATGCGCGTGCTCAGCGCCGGTACGGGTCTCGTCGACGAGGAGGTGCCGCTGCTGATCCACACCGACGAGCGCGGACCGCTGCTCGCGTTCGCCCGGATCACAAAGCGTGCGGTCCCGGTCGACAAGGAGTACGCGGTCGGCACGATCACCGGCGCGGCGCTCCAGTTCGAGGCGAGCGACCCGCGCCGCTACGAACCGGCCGAGCAGTGCGCCGAGACCGGTCTGCCTGAGCCGTGCCTCGACTGGCACCGTGACGACGAGGGCGACCTGCTGCGCGGGATACCGGCGAGCACCGGCAACCTGACCGTGCGCAACTGGGGCGGGGCACCGACTCATCCCGTGATCACGTTCCGGGGCCCGGTCGGCACCCCGTCACTGACCAACGAGGCCACCGGGGTTGTCCTCGAATACGGGGTGCAGCTCGACGAGGGCGACAAGCTGACCGTGGACACCTACGCCTCTTCGGTGGTGCTGAACGGCGCCGAGAACCTGCACGACACCGCCACCGCCCGCAGCTACCCCGAGGAACTGTTCACGCTCCCGCCGGGCGACACGGCGCTCGCGTTCCGGTCCCGCACCGCTCCCGACCCACACGCGCGCGCCGTTCTTCGGTGGCGCTCGGCCCACTGGTGA